In Streptomyces sp. TS71-3, the following proteins share a genomic window:
- a CDS encoding cysteine hydrolase family protein, with product MRNSDIWEPFLTEQDRAHLGRQQRPERGIGPRPALVLVDIYQRVFGDRPEPLLDALERWPSSCGPAGWDALPHIVAVLGAARDAGIPVVHVTGAADLPAWRRVPRGGRSQDREAREAGFRIKEEAAPLPGEPVLRKAAPSAFFGTPLVALLRQYDVDNVIVVGESTSGCVRATVVDACSYRYDVTVVRDAVFDRTQAAHAINLFDMAQKYADVRGSQDVVADLAELAA from the coding sequence GACAGGGCGCATCTCGGCAGGCAGCAGCGCCCCGAACGCGGCATCGGACCGCGTCCCGCGCTCGTGCTCGTCGACATCTACCAGCGGGTGTTCGGTGATCGGCCCGAGCCGCTTCTGGACGCCCTGGAACGCTGGCCGAGCAGTTGCGGACCCGCCGGTTGGGACGCGCTCCCGCACATCGTGGCCGTTCTCGGCGCGGCGCGGGACGCCGGCATCCCCGTCGTCCACGTCACGGGCGCCGCGGACCTCCCGGCGTGGCGGCGCGTGCCGCGCGGCGGCCGGTCGCAGGACCGGGAAGCGCGCGAAGCCGGCTTCCGCATCAAGGAGGAGGCCGCGCCGCTGCCGGGAGAGCCGGTCCTCCGCAAGGCGGCACCCAGCGCGTTCTTCGGCACCCCGCTGGTGGCGCTGCTGCGCCAGTACGACGTCGACAACGTCATCGTCGTCGGCGAGAGCACCAGTGGCTGCGTGCGCGCGACGGTGGTGGACGCCTGCTCGTACCGGTACGACGTGACCGTGGTGCGGGACGCCGTCTTCGACAGGACCCAGGCCGCGCACGCGATCAACCTGTTCGACATGGCGCAGAAGTACGCCGACGTGCGCGGCTCACAGGACGTCGTCGCCGACCTGGCCGAGCTGGCGGCCTGA